From the genome of Neisseria lisongii, one region includes:
- the recG gene encoding ATP-dependent DNA helicase RecG, protein MMPTETQKQLKITENAAKKLAKLNIQTAWDLALHLPLRYEDETHVMPIADAPLGVPCQVEGTVLFQEVQFRPRRQLVVRIADHSGSVLHLRFIHFYPSHQKQLAEGKRIRAVGEIKHGFFGDEMIHPKIRDAENSGLAESLTPVYPTVNGLTQPNLRRMIQTALDSLPLHDTLPDDLLGRLNLPHLAESLRLLHAPPPELTVQQLSDGTLPAWQRLKFDELLAQQLSMRLARQKRISGEAKPLNGDGSLSLRLLNALPFALTQAQQRVVGEIRADLAHTYPMHRLLQGDVGSGKTIVAALAALTAIEADTQVAVMAPTEILAEQHFIKFKQWFEPLGLNVAWLSGSQRKKAKDQNKTAVSDGLAHITVGTHALFQDDVQFHNLGLVIVDEQHRFGVAQRLALKNKGCDVHQLMMSATPIPRTLAMSFFADLDVSVIDELPPNRTPIKTRLVNSARRAEVEGFVLATCRKGQQAYWVCPLIEESETLQLQTATDTLAVLQQALPELKIGLVHGRMKAAEKAGIMSEFSAGRLNVLVATTVIEVGVDVPNASLMVIEHAERMGLAQLHQLRGRVGRGAAASACVLLFSEPLSELAKARLKVIYEHTDGFEIARQDLNIRGPGEFLGARQSGVPMLRFANLEEDLQLLEKARELAPQLIDHHPATVTAHLNRWLASRESYLGV, encoded by the coding sequence ATGATGCCGACCGAAACGCAGAAACAGCTCAAAATTACCGAAAATGCCGCCAAAAAACTCGCCAAACTCAATATTCAGACGGCTTGGGATTTGGCGTTGCACCTACCGCTGCGTTATGAAGACGAAACCCATGTGATGCCGATTGCCGATGCCCCTTTGGGCGTACCGTGTCAGGTAGAAGGCACGGTTTTGTTTCAAGAAGTGCAGTTCCGCCCCCGCCGCCAGTTGGTGGTGCGGATTGCCGACCATTCCGGCAGCGTGCTGCATTTGCGCTTTATCCACTTTTATCCCAGCCATCAAAAACAGCTTGCCGAAGGCAAACGCATTCGGGCGGTCGGCGAAATCAAACACGGTTTTTTCGGCGATGAAATGATACACCCGAAAATCCGTGATGCCGAAAACAGCGGTTTGGCAGAAAGCCTGACACCGGTTTACCCGACCGTAAACGGTCTGACCCAACCCAACCTGCGCCGCATGATTCAGACGGCATTAGACAGCTTACCGCTGCATGACACCTTGCCCGACGACTTATTAGGCCGTCTGAATTTGCCGCATCTTGCCGAAAGCCTGCGCCTGCTGCATGCCCCGCCGCCCGAACTGACCGTACAGCAGCTTTCAGACGGCACCTTGCCCGCATGGCAGCGGCTCAAATTTGACGAACTGCTGGCGCAGCAATTATCCATGCGGCTGGCACGGCAAAAGCGGATCAGCGGCGAAGCCAAACCCTTAAACGGCGACGGCAGCCTGTCCCTCCGGCTGCTGAACGCCTTACCGTTTGCCCTCACGCAGGCGCAGCAGCGTGTCGTCGGTGAAATTCGTGCCGACCTCGCCCACACTTATCCCATGCACCGCCTGCTGCAGGGCGATGTCGGCAGCGGCAAAACCATTGTCGCCGCCCTTGCCGCCCTGACCGCCATTGAAGCCGACACGCAAGTGGCAGTGATGGCACCGACCGAAATTCTCGCCGAACAGCATTTCATCAAATTCAAACAATGGTTTGAACCGCTCGGTCTGAACGTGGCATGGCTTTCCGGCAGCCAGCGTAAAAAAGCCAAAGACCAAAACAAAACCGCCGTTTCAGACGGCCTTGCCCACATCACCGTCGGCACCCACGCCCTGTTTCAAGACGACGTTCAGTTTCACAATCTCGGCTTAGTGATTGTGGACGAGCAGCACCGCTTCGGCGTAGCGCAGCGGTTGGCCTTGAAAAACAAAGGCTGCGACGTTCACCAACTGATGATGTCCGCCACCCCCATTCCCCGCACCTTGGCCATGAGTTTTTTCGCCGATTTAGACGTATCCGTGATTGACGAATTGCCCCCCAACCGCACCCCGATTAAAACCCGACTGGTCAACAGCGCCCGCCGTGCCGAAGTCGAAGGCTTCGTATTGGCCACATGCCGCAAAGGACAGCAGGCATATTGGGTATGCCCGCTGATTGAAGAGAGCGAAACCCTGCAGCTGCAAACCGCCACCGACACCCTCGCCGTTTTACAGCAGGCATTGCCCGAACTCAAAATCGGCTTGGTACACGGCCGCATGAAAGCCGCCGAAAAAGCCGGAATCATGAGCGAATTTTCCGCCGGACGGCTCAATGTTTTAGTCGCAACCACCGTCATCGAAGTCGGCGTGGACGTTCCCAACGCCAGCCTGATGGTCATCGAACACGCCGAACGCATGGGCTTGGCGCAGCTTCACCAACTGCGGGGGCGGGTCGGCCGGGGCGCAGCCGCCAGCGCTTGCGTTTTACTGTTTTCCGAACCCCTGAGCGAATTGGCAAAAGCCCGCCTGAAAGTGATTTACGAACACACCGACGGCTTCGAAATCGCCCGCCAAGACCTCAACATCCGAGGCCCCGGCGAATTTCTCGGCGCACGCCAGAGCGGCGTACCCATGCTGCGTTTCGCCAATTTAGAAGAAGATTTGCAACTCTTAGAAAAAGCCAGAGAACTCGCCCCGCAACTGATCGACCACCACCCCGCAACCGTAACCGCCCACCTCAACCGCTGGCTCGCCAGCCGGGAAAGCTATCTGGGCGTGTAA
- the secB gene encoding protein-export chaperone SecB: MSEELQPVFSIERLYVKDLSLEVPHAPQIFLEQGEPEVDMRVSTNNEKLGESIYAVDVTITVTAKLDGERTMFLNEVTQSGIFRLENIPEEDAKLLLGIACPNILFPYAREAISSSVTRAGFPPVLLAPINFEAMYQQEEGNA, encoded by the coding sequence ATGAGCGAAGAATTGCAACCGGTATTCAGCATCGAGCGTCTGTATGTCAAAGACTTGTCTTTGGAAGTGCCGCACGCTCCGCAAATCTTTTTGGAACAGGGCGAGCCTGAAGTCGATATGCGTGTTTCGACCAACAACGAAAAATTGGGCGAAAGCATTTACGCCGTTGATGTAACCATCACCGTAACCGCCAAGCTCGACGGCGAACGCACCATGTTCCTCAACGAAGTTACCCAAAGCGGTATTTTCCGTTTGGAAAACATTCCGGAAGAAGATGCCAAACTGCTGTTGGGCATTGCCTGTCCGAACATCCTGTTCCCATACGCCCGCGAAGCGATTTCTTCCAGTGTAACCCGTGCCGGCTTCCCGCCGGTATTGCTGGCACCGATCAACTTTGAAGCGATGTACCAACAGGAAGAAGGCAACGCTTAA
- the grxC gene encoding glutaredoxin 3, with protein MNPVTMYTGAFCPYCTMAKRLLAAAGVGEIQEIRVDQNPAAFDEMQQRSGQRSIPQIFIGDTHVGGFTDLYALQQRGELSVLLNSQP; from the coding sequence ATGAATCCAGTGACCATGTACACCGGAGCGTTTTGCCCCTACTGCACCATGGCCAAGCGGCTGCTTGCAGCGGCGGGAGTCGGCGAAATTCAGGAAATCCGTGTCGATCAAAATCCGGCGGCTTTCGATGAAATGCAGCAACGTTCCGGCCAGCGCAGCATTCCGCAGATTTTTATCGGCGACACCCATGTCGGCGGTTTTACCGACCTTTATGCCTTGCAGCAGCGGGGCGAATTATCCGTTTTACTTAACTCCCAACCTTGA
- the rng gene encoding ribonuclease G has protein sequence MLSGIPIPKDTVRPPETVLVNITPQETRVAVLEENNICELHIERNSGHSLVGNIYLGIVRRVLPGMQSAFIDIGLERAAFLHIVDVLEQRRNPEETQRIEHMLFEGQSVLVQVIKDPINTKGARLSTQISLAGRFLVHLPQENHIGISQRIEDETERNLLRERLTNLLDEEACHGYIIRTNAENASDRQLQADIHYLTKVWEHIQQQAKTQPPETLLYQDLPLSLRVLRDMFSADTQRILVDSTENHRRMTQFAEQYVHGALGKIELFKGERPLFETYNIEQEISSALQPRVNLNFGSYLIIESTEAMTTIDVNTGGFVGARNFDETIFRTNLEACHTIARELRLRNLGGIIIIDFIDMALETHREAVLQELAKALSFDRTRVTLNGFTSLGLVELTRKRSRENLNQILCEPCPACQGRGRLKTPQTVCYEIQREVVREARRFDAQAFRILAAPNVIDLFLDEESQSLAMLIDFIGKPISLAVETAYTQEQYDIVLI, from the coding sequence ATGTTATCAGGCATTCCCATTCCCAAAGACACCGTCCGCCCGCCGGAAACCGTTTTGGTCAATATCACCCCGCAGGAAACACGGGTCGCCGTATTGGAAGAAAACAATATCTGCGAGCTGCACATCGAACGCAACAGCGGCCACAGTTTGGTCGGCAACATTTATTTAGGCATCGTGCGGCGGGTATTGCCCGGTATGCAGAGCGCCTTTATCGACATCGGCCTTGAGCGTGCCGCCTTTTTGCACATCGTCGATGTCTTGGAACAGCGCCGCAACCCCGAAGAAACCCAACGCATCGAACACATGCTGTTTGAAGGACAATCCGTTCTCGTCCAAGTTATCAAAGACCCCATCAACACCAAAGGCGCACGCCTTTCCACCCAAATTTCCCTTGCCGGCCGCTTTCTGGTTCACCTGCCGCAAGAAAACCACATCGGCATTTCCCAACGCATCGAAGACGAAACCGAACGCAACCTGCTGCGCGAACGGCTCACCAACCTGCTCGACGAAGAAGCCTGCCACGGCTACATTATCCGCACCAACGCCGAAAACGCCAGCGACCGCCAACTTCAAGCCGACATCCACTACCTCACTAAAGTGTGGGAACACATCCAGCAGCAAGCCAAAACCCAGCCGCCCGAAACCCTGCTCTACCAAGACCTGCCCCTCAGCCTGCGGGTCTTGCGGGACATGTTCAGCGCCGACACCCAGCGCATCCTCGTCGATTCCACTGAAAACCACCGCCGCATGACCCAGTTTGCCGAACAATACGTCCACGGCGCACTCGGAAAAATCGAACTCTTCAAAGGCGAACGCCCCCTGTTTGAAACCTACAACATCGAACAGGAAATCAGTAGCGCCCTGCAACCCCGAGTCAACCTCAACTTCGGAAGCTACCTGATTATCGAATCCACCGAAGCCATGACCACTATCGACGTGAACACCGGCGGCTTCGTCGGCGCACGCAACTTCGACGAAACCATCTTCCGCACCAACCTCGAAGCCTGCCACACCATCGCCCGAGAACTGCGCCTGCGCAATCTGGGCGGCATCATCATCATCGACTTCATCGACATGGCACTCGAAACCCATCGCGAAGCCGTGTTGCAAGAACTCGCCAAAGCCCTCAGCTTCGACCGCACCCGAGTAACCCTCAACGGCTTTACCAGTCTCGGCTTGGTCGAACTCACCCGCAAACGCTCGCGCGAAAACCTCAACCAAATCCTCTGCGAACCCTGCCCCGCCTGCCAAGGCCGAGGCCGTCTGAAAACCCCGCAGACCGTATGCTACGAAATCCAGCGCGAAGTCGTCAGAGAAGCCCGCCGCTTCGATGCCCAAGCCTTCCGCATCCTCGCCGCTCCCAACGTTATCGACCTCTTCCTCGACGAAGAATCCCAATCCCTCGCCATGCTGATCGACTTTATCGGCAAACCGATTTCCCTCGCCGTCGAAACCGCCTACACACAGGAACAGTATGATATTGTGTTAATTTAG
- a CDS encoding M23 family metallopeptidase — translation MTQFKQSESFLKRIAKRKPAQALLLGVLLPVGVMTAYAVTEPLPQNQDFKTERISQELPPVKITAEPVQSGYWLQEVVKEDDTLPDVLARLGVAQSDIQQIMAKSSIRKDVNKLRSGHSVSLRVDEAGQVSDVQFFTDEELEQNLVALEKVNGKWQASTSEVDMKTMPTLRAVQIRSSAIGDMLRAEIPSEVYLQLREIFADTLDMQSLKEGDVIRLLYNSMYFRGQQMAVGDILAAEIVKGGKTYQAYYYSQGKGNEESGNYYDQNGKSLQQKAGFNTQPVNYTHISSPFGYRVHPIRHTVHMHTGIDYAAPIGTPVRAAADGKLTFKGWRGGYGHTVMLVHANGVETLYGHLSAFSDAQGSVRAGDIIGYVGTSGQSTGPHLHYEARVNGQPVNPTTVALPTPKLTPNNMTAFKRSQKESGMLLAQLRGLSVSVAQLD, via the coding sequence GTGACGCAATTCAAACAGTCTGAATCATTTTTGAAACGTATTGCCAAACGCAAACCGGCGCAGGCGCTGCTGTTGGGCGTATTGCTTCCGGTAGGCGTGATGACGGCGTATGCGGTTACCGAGCCGTTGCCGCAGAATCAGGATTTTAAAACCGAACGGATTTCGCAGGAATTGCCGCCGGTAAAAATTACCGCCGAGCCGGTGCAGTCGGGCTATTGGCTGCAGGAAGTGGTCAAAGAAGACGACACGCTTCCGGACGTGTTGGCACGTTTGGGTGTGGCGCAGAGCGATATTCAGCAGATTATGGCGAAAAGCAGCATCCGCAAAGATGTCAATAAACTGCGCAGCGGACACTCGGTCAGCCTGCGGGTTGATGAAGCCGGACAGGTCAGCGATGTCCAGTTTTTCACCGATGAAGAATTGGAACAGAATCTGGTGGCGCTGGAAAAGGTAAACGGCAAATGGCAGGCTTCCACTTCGGAAGTCGATATGAAAACCATGCCGACCCTGCGTGCCGTGCAAATCCGCAGTTCCGCCATCGGCGATATGCTGCGTGCGGAAATCCCGTCCGAAGTCTATCTTCAGTTGCGGGAAATCTTTGCCGATACGCTGGATATGCAGAGCCTGAAAGAAGGCGATGTGATTCGTCTGCTGTATAACAGCATGTATTTCCGGGGCCAGCAAATGGCAGTGGGCGATATTCTCGCCGCCGAAATCGTCAAAGGCGGCAAAACCTATCAGGCGTATTATTACAGCCAAGGCAAGGGCAACGAGGAAAGCGGCAACTATTACGATCAAAACGGCAAATCCCTGCAACAAAAAGCCGGATTTAACACCCAGCCCGTCAATTACACCCATATTTCCTCACCGTTCGGCTACCGAGTCCACCCGATTCGCCATACCGTACACATGCACACCGGCATCGACTACGCCGCCCCGATCGGTACGCCCGTACGGGCCGCAGCCGACGGCAAACTGACCTTTAAAGGCTGGCGCGGCGGCTATGGCCATACCGTGATGCTGGTACACGCCAACGGCGTAGAAACACTTTACGGCCACCTGAGCGCATTTTCCGACGCCCAAGGCAGCGTGAGAGCCGGCGACATCATCGGCTATGTCGGCACATCCGGCCAATCCACCGGCCCGCACCTGCACTACGAAGCCCGTGTAAACGGCCAGCCGGTCAATCCGACCACCGTCGCCCTCCCGACACCGAAACTGACCCCGAACAACATGACCGCATTCAAACGCAGCCAAAAAGAATCCGGTATGCTGCTCGCACAACTGCGGGGGCTGTCGGTATCCGTGGCGCAGCTTGACTGA
- the rpmB gene encoding 50S ribosomal protein L28 encodes MARVCKVTGKRPMSGNNVSHANNKTKRRFLPNLQSRRFWVESENRWVRLRVSNAALRTIDKVGIDVVLADLRARGEA; translated from the coding sequence ATGGCACGAGTTTGCAAAGTGACCGGTAAGCGCCCGATGTCTGGCAATAACGTATCACACGCCAACAACAAAACCAAACGTCGTTTTTTGCCTAACTTGCAATCACGTCGTTTTTGGGTGGAAAGTGAAAACCGCTGGGTGCGCCTGCGCGTTTCTAACGCCGCATTGCGTACCATCGACAAAGTAGGCATTGATGTCGTATTGGCTGATTTGCGTGCTCGCGGCGAAGCTTAA
- the rpmG gene encoding 50S ribosomal protein L33 has product MRDKIKLESSAGTGHFYTTTKNKRTMPGKLEIKKFDPVARKHVIYKETKLK; this is encoded by the coding sequence ATGCGCGATAAAATCAAATTGGAATCATCTGCTGGTACTGGTCACTTCTATACCACTACCAAAAACAAACGTACTATGCCCGGCAAACTGGAAATCAAAAAATTTGATCCGGTAGCCCGCAAACACGTTATCTACAAAGAAACCAAATTGAAATAA
- a CDS encoding YbhB/YbcL family Raf kinase inhibitor-like protein, with protein sequence MQVSSKAIENGVFADKYGKRGSQFGANGMPTYSIPFEISGAPEGTQSFAVVLEDKDAVTAAGFVWTHWLIADLERASVAENESLSATDFVQGANSWASVLGQVDIEAASVYGGMAPPNCKHRYELIVYALDCKLGLKKGFRFNDLHFAMKGHILAQAEVVGEYDV encoded by the coding sequence ATGCAAGTCAGCAGCAAAGCAATTGAAAACGGCGTGTTCGCCGACAAATACGGCAAGCGGGGCAGTCAGTTTGGGGCCAACGGTATGCCGACTTATTCGATTCCGTTTGAAATCAGCGGTGCGCCGGAGGGCACGCAGTCGTTTGCGGTGGTATTGGAAGACAAAGATGCCGTTACTGCAGCCGGTTTTGTGTGGACGCATTGGCTGATTGCCGATTTGGAACGCGCATCGGTTGCCGAAAACGAAAGCCTGAGCGCCACTGATTTTGTGCAGGGTGCCAACAGTTGGGCGAGCGTGCTGGGGCAGGTGGACATCGAGGCGGCTTCGGTTTACGGCGGTATGGCACCGCCAAACTGCAAACACCGTTACGAACTGATTGTTTATGCCTTGGATTGCAAATTAGGGCTGAAAAAAGGTTTCCGTTTCAATGATTTGCACTTTGCCATGAAAGGGCATATTTTGGCGCAGGCCGAAGTAGTGGGCGAATACGACGTTTAA
- a CDS encoding DsbC family protein: MKYILKFLLPLMLLPLAACGQAAEKTTAATAQTAAPAKVGETLKAKLEKTYAAQNLKVVSISETPLAGIYEVVVSGKQIIYTDAKGDYMLVGDLIDINSRESLTDKRSADLNKIDFSSLPLDKAIKEVRGNGKLQVVVFSDPDCPFCKRLEHEFEKMTDITIYNFMMPITSLHADAARKAEIIWCQPDRTAAWTKWMRQGVFPKNTQACDNPVAETTSLGEQLGFNGTPTLIFPNGRTQSGYSPMPVLEKIISQNQK; encoded by the coding sequence ATGAAATATATTCTCAAATTCCTGCTGCCCCTGATGCTGCTGCCGCTGGCGGCCTGCGGTCAGGCTGCCGAAAAAACAACGGCGGCGACTGCCCAAACCGCCGCACCGGCCAAGGTTGGCGAAACCTTGAAAGCCAAGCTGGAAAAAACTTATGCCGCCCAAAATTTGAAAGTGGTCAGCATCAGCGAAACACCGCTGGCGGGCATTTACGAAGTGGTTGTGAGCGGCAAACAGATTATCTACACCGATGCCAAAGGCGATTATATGCTGGTGGGCGACCTGATCGACATCAACTCCCGTGAAAGCCTCACCGACAAACGCAGTGCCGACTTAAACAAAATCGATTTCTCCAGCCTGCCGTTGGACAAGGCGATTAAAGAAGTACGCGGCAACGGCAAACTGCAGGTGGTCGTGTTCTCCGACCCCGACTGCCCGTTCTGCAAACGCTTGGAACACGAATTTGAAAAGATGACCGACATCACCATCTACAACTTTATGATGCCGATTACCAGCCTACACGCCGATGCCGCACGCAAAGCCGAAATCATCTGGTGCCAACCCGACCGCACCGCTGCATGGACAAAATGGATGCGTCAGGGCGTGTTCCCGAAAAATACCCAAGCCTGCGACAATCCGGTTGCCGAAACCACCTCGCTGGGCGAACAGCTCGGCTTCAACGGCACACCGACGCTGATTTTCCCCAACGGCCGCACCCAAAGCGGTTACAGCCCGATGCCGGTTTTGGAAAAAATCATCAGCCAAAACCAGAAATAA
- a CDS encoding metallophosphoesterase, which yields MSTYLYRQTLPDTPLDIVGDVHGEFSAFQALLRRLGYQDDGTHPQGRKLVFVGDLCDRGPDSPAMLDWFKQAHSQSKAFAVLGNHELNLLVDDPKDGSGWFFDSRAKQDAANYAPWHTLPDSEKAGLKIWLAELPLILERSDLRIVHAAWLPDMLTRLDEAVGMGLVEQYRLFDHQLTETLQNADWYGDYLHEQQYFAPLAENPDIPPPPMPATARYDLARSLAHPIRALTSGIERSAKQPFFAGGRWRETCRCAWWDDYRDNIPVIIGHYWRSRLPTSSAVAAERRLLPAAADEWHGAKRNVFCVDFSIGASWRMRKFPEKYRRKPFALAALRWPEQVLVFHDGQMMATR from the coding sequence ATGAGTACTTATCTTTACCGCCAAACCCTGCCTGATACGCCGCTGGACATCGTCGGCGACGTACACGGCGAATTTTCCGCCTTTCAAGCCCTGCTGCGCCGCCTCGGTTATCAAGACGACGGCACGCACCCGCAAGGCCGCAAGCTGGTATTTGTCGGCGACCTCTGCGACCGCGGCCCCGACAGCCCCGCCATGCTCGACTGGTTCAAGCAGGCACACAGCCAAAGCAAGGCTTTTGCGGTATTGGGCAACCACGAATTAAATCTGCTGGTGGACGACCCCAAAGACGGTTCGGGCTGGTTTTTTGACAGCAGAGCCAAACAAGATGCCGCCAATTACGCCCCGTGGCATACCCTGCCCGACAGTGAAAAAGCCGGTCTCAAAATCTGGCTGGCCGAGCTGCCGCTGATATTGGAACGCAGCGACCTGCGTATCGTCCACGCCGCATGGCTGCCCGATATGCTCACACGTTTGGACGAAGCCGTCGGCATGGGCTTGGTCGAACAATACCGCTTATTCGACCACCAACTCACCGAAACGCTGCAAAACGCTGATTGGTATGGCGATTATCTGCACGAGCAGCAATATTTTGCCCCGTTGGCGGAAAATCCGGATATTCCGCCACCGCCCATGCCCGCCACCGCCCGCTACGATTTGGCACGCAGCCTTGCCCACCCGATTCGGGCGCTGACCAGCGGTATCGAACGCTCCGCCAAACAACCGTTCTTCGCCGGCGGCCGCTGGCGGGAAACCTGCCGCTGCGCATGGTGGGACGACTATCGGGACAATATTCCCGTTATCATCGGCCACTACTGGCGCAGCCGCCTGCCGACCAGTTCCGCCGTCGCCGCCGAACGCCGCCTGCTGCCCGCAGCCGCCGATGAGTGGCACGGTGCAAAACGCAATGTATTCTGCGTCGATTTTTCCATCGGTGCCAGTTGGCGGATGCGCAAGTTCCCCGAAAAATACCGCCGCAAACCCTTCGCCCTCGCCGCCCTGCGCTGGCCGGAACAGGTTTTGGTGTTTCACGACGGGCAAATGATGGCTACACGATAG
- the grxB gene encoding glutaredoxin 2, with protein MKLYIYDHCPFCVRARMIFGLCGVAVENVILANDDETTPISMIGAKQVPILEKDDGSFMGESLDIVAYIDRLGGKGRLKSEIRSDIQAWFDKVSGYYNHLVQPRMVKLDLPEFATESAVAYFVGKKEKTIGNFAVNLERSGKYLKRIHEDLAELEQLITPNSDGLGGEPGMEDILIFPILRNLSMVNGIRFPERTLAYLNKMSGQSAVPLYFAQAC; from the coding sequence ATGAAACTCTATATCTACGACCACTGCCCGTTTTGCGTGCGTGCCAGAATGATTTTCGGGCTGTGCGGCGTGGCGGTGGAAAACGTTATTCTTGCCAACGACGACGAAACCACACCCATCAGCATGATCGGTGCCAAACAAGTGCCGATTTTGGAAAAAGACGACGGCTCGTTTATGGGCGAAAGTCTCGACATTGTTGCCTATATCGACCGGTTGGGCGGCAAAGGCCGTCTGAAAAGTGAAATCCGCAGCGATATTCAGGCATGGTTCGACAAAGTATCCGGCTACTACAACCATCTGGTGCAGCCCCGCATGGTCAAACTCGACCTGCCCGAATTCGCCACCGAATCAGCAGTTGCCTATTTTGTCGGCAAAAAAGAAAAAACCATCGGCAACTTCGCCGTCAATCTGGAACGCAGCGGCAAATACCTGAAGCGCATCCACGAAGATTTGGCGGAATTGGAACAGCTGATTACGCCGAATTCAGACGGCCTCGGCGGCGAACCCGGCATGGAAGATATTTTGATTTTCCCGATTCTGCGCAATTTGAGCATGGTCAACGGAATCCGTTTCCCCGAACGCACGCTTGCCTATCTCAATAAAATGAGCGGGCAATCCGCCGTACCGCTTTATTTTGCGCAGGCATGTTAA